Proteins from one Nitrobacteraceae bacterium AZCC 2146 genomic window:
- a CDS encoding molybdate transport system permease protein (product_source=KO:K02018; cath_funfam=1.10.3720.10; cog=COG4149; ko=KO:K02018; pfam=PF00528; superfamily=161098; tigrfam=TIGR02141; transmembrane_helix_parts=Outside_1_14,TMhelix_15_37,Inside_38_49,TMhelix_50_72,Outside_73_86,TMhelix_87_109,Inside_110_136,TMhelix_137_159,Outside_160_197,TMhelix_198_220,Inside_221_231) yields MFDITPTEWTAILLSVRVAVIATLISTPLGIGVAWLLARRDFWGKAIVDAIIYLPLVLPPVVTGYLLLLTLGKRGLVGAWLAEHLGIVFAFRWTGAALACGVMSFPLLVRPIRLSIEAVDRKLEQAAGTLGAAPWKVFATVTLPLAMPGVLAGMVLGFAKAIGEFGATITFVSNIPGETQTISSAIYSLIQTPDGDTAALRLVVISIAIAFSALIASEWFARRATQRLHGN; encoded by the coding sequence GTGTTCGATATCACTCCCACGGAATGGACGGCGATCCTGCTTTCAGTACGGGTCGCCGTCATTGCCACACTGATCTCGACGCCGCTCGGAATCGGCGTCGCCTGGCTGCTGGCGCGGCGCGATTTCTGGGGAAAGGCGATCGTCGATGCCATCATCTATCTGCCGCTCGTTCTGCCGCCGGTCGTGACCGGCTATCTGCTGCTGCTGACGCTCGGCAAGCGCGGCCTGGTCGGCGCCTGGCTCGCCGAACATCTCGGTATCGTCTTCGCGTTTCGCTGGACCGGCGCGGCATTGGCCTGCGGCGTGATGTCGTTTCCCTTGTTGGTGCGGCCTATCCGGCTTTCGATCGAGGCCGTGGACCGTAAACTTGAGCAGGCGGCAGGCACGCTGGGCGCGGCGCCGTGGAAAGTGTTTGCGACGGTGACGCTGCCGCTGGCGATGCCCGGCGTGCTGGCCGGCATGGTGCTCGGCTTCGCCAAGGCGATCGGCGAGTTCGGCGCTACCATCACCTTCGTGTCCAATATTCCCGGCGAGACCCAGACGATTTCTTCGGCGATCTATTCGCTGATCCAGACTCCGGATGGCGACACCGCTGCGTTGCGGCTGGTGGTCATCTCCATTGCCATCGCCTTCTCGGCGCTGATCGCATCGGAATGGTTCGCGCGCCGCGCGACGCAACGCCTGCATGGGAATTGA
- a CDS encoding sugar fermentation stimulation protein A (product_source=KO:K06206; cog=COG1489; ko=KO:K06206; pfam=PF03749,PF17746; tigrfam=TIGR00230) yields the protein MKFAVELVPATLLRRYKRFLADVELADGSVITAHVANPGAMTGLQATGARVWLSKSPSATRKLPYSWELIEADFGGGSELVGVNTMHPNAIVAEALAAQAIPELAGYANIRREVKYGVASRVDFLLEDPARPLCYVEVKNVHMMRRQGLAEFPDSVTARGARHLEELAIVAATGARAVMLFVIQIGSSTAFALARDIDPAYGRAFDMAHVAGVEAIAYTCGISRDGLVLAGPVPIEP from the coding sequence ATGAAATTTGCCGTCGAACTCGTTCCGGCGACGCTGCTGCGGCGCTACAAGCGCTTCCTCGCCGACGTCGAGCTGGCCGATGGCAGCGTGATCACCGCCCATGTCGCCAATCCCGGCGCCATGACCGGACTGCAGGCAACCGGCGCGCGGGTCTGGCTGTCGAAATCACCAAGCGCGACGCGCAAGCTGCCGTATTCGTGGGAACTGATCGAAGCCGATTTCGGCGGCGGCTCTGAACTGGTCGGCGTCAACACCATGCACCCCAACGCTATCGTCGCGGAGGCGCTGGCCGCGCAGGCGATCCCGGAGCTGGCCGGCTATGCCAATATCCGCCGCGAGGTGAAGTATGGTGTGGCGTCACGGGTCGATTTCCTGCTGGAAGATCCGGCGCGTCCGCTTTGCTATGTCGAGGTCAAGAACGTGCACATGATGCGCCGGCAGGGCCTCGCCGAATTTCCGGATTCGGTGACGGCGCGCGGCGCCCGGCATCTGGAAGAACTGGCGATCGTGGCGGCAACTGGTGCCCGCGCCGTGATGCTGTTCGTGATCCAGATCGGCTCCTCGACCGCCTTCGCGCTGGCCCGCGACATCGATCCGGCCTATGGACGGGCTTTCGACATGGCCCACGTCGCGGGCGTCGAGGCGATCGCCTATACCTGCGGGATCAGCCGCGATGGCCTCGTCCTGGCTGGGCCGGTGCCAATCGAGCCATAA
- a CDS encoding hypothetical protein (product_source=Hypo-rule applied; cath_funfam=2.40.128.10; pfam=PF02974; superfamily=50882) — protein MGPLSVSGRCVALAIAGVMLGGVPGRAQDAGSLKKDMVGQWELSTTERSKTCVVTLKGDGSPQGLKLELEPACPKALPFTKDITAWSVRGLDIVRLQDATGQAVIDFTEVESGIFEGLRTGEGVYILQNLAAARSLAKSMDQMIGDWSVVRGNGRAICGLTLTNTEATPDNFAVFLKPRCDPIVVNFNPTVWRLERGELLMMSASGETWHFEADDNAQWRRVPDSADPVILMRNN, from the coding sequence ATGGGCCCGCTGTCCGTTAGCGGCCGATGTGTCGCGCTGGCCATCGCCGGCGTGATGCTCGGTGGCGTGCCGGGGCGGGCGCAGGACGCCGGGAGCTTGAAGAAAGACATGGTTGGACAATGGGAATTGTCCACCACCGAACGCAGCAAGACCTGCGTCGTCACCTTGAAAGGTGACGGCTCGCCGCAGGGGCTGAAGCTGGAGCTGGAGCCAGCTTGCCCGAAGGCTTTGCCGTTCACCAAAGACATCACGGCGTGGAGCGTGAGGGGCCTCGATATCGTGCGACTGCAGGATGCGACCGGCCAGGCGGTGATCGACTTCACGGAAGTCGAGAGCGGCATCTTCGAGGGCCTGCGAACCGGTGAGGGCGTCTACATCCTGCAGAATCTTGCGGCAGCGCGGTCGCTGGCGAAATCGATGGATCAGATGATCGGCGACTGGTCGGTGGTGCGCGGCAATGGCCGCGCGATCTGCGGCCTGACCCTGACCAACACCGAAGCCACGCCGGACAATTTTGCGGTGTTCCTGAAGCCGCGCTGCGATCCCATTGTCGTGAATTTCAATCCGACGGTATGGCGACTTGAGCGCGGCGAATTGCTGATGATGTCCGCCAGCGGCGAGACCTGGCATTTCGAGGCCGACGACAATGCGCAATGGCGCCGCGTGCCGGACAGCGCCGATCCGGTCATCCTGATGCGGAATAACTAG
- a CDS encoding methionyl aminopeptidase (product_source=KO:K01265; cath_funfam=3.90.230.10; cog=COG0024; ko=KO:K01265; pfam=PF00557; superfamily=55920; tigrfam=TIGR00500) gives MSYVEASETSQRKTGQIKLHGPGAFAGMRKAGALVSLCLDDLTDLVKPGVLTSEIDDFVRNFAFSNGAYPATLMYRGYRYSTCTSINHVVCHGMPGDRALKEGDIVNIDVTFIVDGWYGDSSRMYAVGPIARKAERLIDVTYESLMRGIAAVKPGATTGDIGHAIQSFVEPQQMSVVRDFCGHGLGRMFHDEPNIIHVGRPGEGVPLKPGMLFTIEPMINLGKPHVKVLSDGWTAVTRDRSLSAQFEHTVGVTPTGVEIFTLSKRHGEKPPTAA, from the coding sequence ATGAGCTACGTCGAAGCCTCCGAAACCTCCCAGCGCAAGACCGGGCAGATCAAGCTGCACGGCCCCGGCGCCTTTGCCGGCATGCGCAAGGCTGGCGCGCTGGTATCTCTGTGCCTCGACGACCTCACCGATCTGGTCAAACCGGGCGTGCTGACCTCCGAGATCGACGATTTCGTCCGCAATTTCGCCTTCAGCAACGGCGCCTACCCCGCTACCCTGATGTACCGCGGCTACCGCTATTCCACCTGCACCTCGATCAACCACGTGGTCTGCCACGGCATGCCCGGCGACCGCGCGCTGAAGGAAGGCGACATCGTCAATATCGACGTCACCTTCATCGTCGATGGCTGGTATGGCGATTCCAGCCGGATGTACGCCGTCGGACCGATTGCCCGGAAGGCCGAACGGCTGATCGACGTCACCTATGAATCGCTGATGCGCGGCATCGCCGCCGTGAAGCCCGGCGCCACCACCGGCGACATCGGCCACGCCATCCAGAGCTTCGTCGAACCGCAGCAGATGAGCGTGGTCCGCGATTTCTGCGGCCACGGCCTCGGCCGCATGTTCCACGACGAGCCGAACATCATCCATGTCGGCCGCCCCGGCGAAGGCGTGCCGCTGAAGCCCGGCATGTTGTTCACCATCGAGCCGATGATCAATCTCGGCAAGCCGCACGTCAAAGTGCTGTCCGATGGCTGGACCGCGGTGACCCGCGACCGCTCGCTGTCGGCCCAGTTCGAACACACCGTCGGCGTCACCCCCACCGGGGTCGAGATTTTCACGCTGTCGAAGCGGCACGGCGAAAAGCCGCCGACTGCGGCTTGA
- a CDS encoding molybdate transport system ATP-binding protein (product_source=KO:K02017; cath_funfam=3.40.50.300; cog=COG4148; ko=KO:K02017; pfam=PF00005; smart=SM00382; superfamily=52540; tigrfam=TIGR02142) translates to MVRAPRDATPAWELIVLRVDVFKKLGDFAVEVAFASEGRVTGLFGSSGAGKTSLISMIAGLVKPDRGIVAIDGDVLDDTAAGVHVPSHRRRIGYVFQDARLFPHLNVAQNLDYGRRMNRLARDPTQEGRIADLLDIGNLLDRRPGGLSGGERQRVALGRALLSRPRLLLLDEPLGALDEERKAEILPYLVRLRDEADVPMVYVSHDADEMRQLATQIVMLKRGCVAAFGGAEVLPQV, encoded by the coding sequence ATGGTTCGCGCGCCGCGCGACGCAACGCCTGCATGGGAATTGATCGTGCTGCGCGTTGACGTCTTCAAGAAGCTTGGTGATTTTGCAGTAGAAGTAGCGTTCGCGAGCGAAGGCCGCGTCACCGGTCTGTTCGGCTCGTCCGGCGCCGGCAAGACTTCGCTGATCAGCATGATCGCCGGTCTCGTAAAGCCCGATCGTGGCATCGTCGCCATCGACGGCGACGTGCTCGATGACACCGCGGCGGGCGTGCACGTTCCCTCGCATCGCCGCCGCATCGGCTATGTGTTTCAGGACGCGCGGCTGTTTCCGCATCTCAACGTCGCGCAGAACCTCGATTACGGGCGGCGGATGAACCGCCTCGCCCGCGACCCGACGCAGGAAGGCCGCATCGCCGACCTGCTCGATATCGGAAACCTGCTGGATCGCCGACCCGGCGGCCTGTCCGGCGGCGAGCGGCAACGTGTCGCGCTGGGCCGCGCCTTGCTGTCACGGCCGCGGCTGCTGTTGCTCGACGAGCCCCTGGGCGCGCTGGACGAGGAGCGCAAGGCAGAAATTCTGCCCTATCTGGTGCGGCTGCGCGACGAGGCCGACGTGCCGATGGTCTATGTCAGCCACGATGCCGACGAGATGCGGCAATTGGCGACGCAGATCGTGATGCTGAAGCGCGGTTGCGTCGCGGCGTTTGGCGGTGCCGAAGTCCTGCCCCAAGTTTGA
- a CDS encoding cell volume regulation protein A (product_source=KO:K11105; cath_funfam=3.30.465.10; cog=COG3263; ko=KO:K11105; pfam=PF00999,PF03471; superfamily=56176; transmembrane_helix_parts=Inside_1_6,TMhelix_7_29,Outside_30_32,TMhelix_33_55,Inside_56_61,TMhelix_62_79,Outside_80_93,TMhelix_94_116,Inside_117_122,TMhelix_123_145,Outside_146_167,TMhelix_168_190,Inside_191_196,TMhelix_197_219,Outside_220_233,TMhelix_234_256,Inside_257_268,TMhelix_269_291,Outside_292_300,TMhelix_301_323,Inside_324_335,TMhelix_336_358,Outside_359_362,TMhelix_363_385,Inside_386_597), which produces MASLDSVSIAVLLGAVLVMAGILSSLLALRFGAPLLLFFLFIGMFAGESGPGGLRFDDVHTTYLVGSVALALILFDGGLKTRFQSIRAVLAPSMVLATAGVLLTALITAPVAKYALDLNWTEALLIGAVVASTDAAAVFLLVHAQGLRLRPRVGATLEVESGTNDPFAVFLTLMLVKLIALGGTSAGHVAMEFAQEAVLGTLIGVVGGRLVVLALNRVALPQGLHAPFVCTAALVIFGLAQIFHASGFLAVYLAGIIIGNRPTRAHNSVVAFLDAATWLAQIVMFVLLGLLVSPQRLVSSIIPAVAVALVLMLVARPIAVFLCLAPFRFNWREKAFVAWVGLRGAVAIFLASIPMLVGLPKAYLYFDVAFVVVIISLLLQGWTLAVAARKLHVALPRTDKGPRRIELDLPGQLEQQLVGYSVRPKSLYLKRGLIPSWSKPTLVIRDQRILSPAEADPVVAGDYIYLLAPPEKAEALDRFFVDMSPSSAPDPHLLGDFVVSGEITLGDLAAIYGIAVDPEQASLTLADYFDVHLDHAPTVGAALTVDTIDLVARSLGGGRVNVVGLRLPEDEEPAPKLTRGGALKRKLADMWSSLSGA; this is translated from the coding sequence ATGGCCTCACTTGATTCAGTCAGCATCGCCGTCCTGCTTGGCGCCGTTCTGGTGATGGCCGGTATTCTGTCGAGCCTGCTCGCGCTGCGCTTCGGCGCGCCCTTGCTGCTGTTCTTCCTGTTCATCGGCATGTTCGCCGGCGAATCCGGGCCCGGCGGACTGCGTTTCGACGACGTGCACACCACCTATCTCGTCGGTTCGGTGGCGCTGGCGCTGATCCTGTTCGATGGCGGGCTGAAGACGCGGTTTCAAAGCATTCGGGCGGTACTGGCGCCATCGATGGTGCTGGCCACCGCCGGTGTGCTGCTGACGGCCCTGATTACCGCGCCTGTGGCCAAATATGCCCTCGACCTGAACTGGACCGAGGCCTTGCTGATCGGCGCCGTGGTGGCCTCGACCGATGCGGCCGCGGTGTTTCTGCTGGTGCATGCGCAGGGCCTGCGCCTGCGGCCCCGCGTCGGCGCGACGCTGGAAGTCGAATCCGGCACCAACGATCCGTTCGCGGTGTTCCTCACCTTGATGCTGGTGAAGCTGATTGCGCTCGGTGGCACGTCGGCCGGCCATGTCGCGATGGAATTTGCCCAGGAAGCCGTGCTCGGCACGCTGATCGGCGTGGTCGGTGGCCGGCTCGTGGTGCTGGCGCTGAACCGCGTCGCTCTGCCGCAGGGACTGCACGCGCCGTTCGTCTGCACCGCGGCGCTGGTGATCTTCGGGCTGGCGCAGATCTTCCACGCTTCCGGCTTCCTCGCGGTCTATCTCGCCGGCATCATCATCGGCAACCGGCCAACCCGCGCGCACAATTCGGTGGTCGCGTTTCTCGATGCCGCCACCTGGCTGGCGCAGATCGTGATGTTCGTGCTGCTCGGCCTGCTGGTGTCGCCGCAGCGTCTGGTGAGCAGCATTATTCCCGCGGTCGCGGTAGCGCTCGTTCTGATGCTGGTGGCGCGGCCGATCGCCGTGTTCCTGTGCCTGGCGCCGTTCCGCTTCAACTGGCGCGAGAAGGCGTTCGTCGCCTGGGTCGGCCTGCGCGGCGCGGTGGCGATCTTCCTGGCGTCGATCCCGATGCTGGTCGGGCTCCCGAAAGCCTATCTGTATTTCGACGTCGCCTTCGTTGTCGTGATCATTTCGCTGCTGCTGCAGGGCTGGACCCTGGCCGTTGCCGCGCGAAAACTCCACGTTGCGCTGCCGCGCACCGACAAGGGGCCGCGGCGCATCGAGCTCGATCTGCCCGGCCAGCTCGAGCAGCAGCTGGTCGGCTATTCGGTGCGGCCGAAGAGCCTGTATCTGAAGCGCGGCCTGATTCCGTCCTGGTCGAAGCCGACGCTGGTCATTCGCGACCAGCGCATCCTTTCGCCCGCCGAAGCCGACCCGGTCGTGGCCGGCGACTACATCTATTTGTTAGCGCCGCCCGAGAAGGCCGAGGCGCTGGATCGCTTCTTCGTTGATATGTCGCCGAGTTCGGCGCCGGATCCGCATCTGCTCGGCGACTTCGTGGTGTCCGGCGAGATTACCCTCGGCGATCTCGCTGCCATCTATGGCATCGCTGTCGATCCGGAGCAGGCGAGCCTGACCCTGGCCGACTATTTCGACGTCCATCTCGATCACGCACCAACCGTCGGTGCGGCCTTGACGGTCGATACCATCGATCTGGTCGCACGCAGCCTCGGCGGTGGCCGCGTCAATGTGGTGGGTCTGCGCCTGCCGGAAGACGAAGAGCCGGCGCCGAAACTGACGCGCGGAGGAGCGCTGAAGCGCAAGCTGGCTGATATGTGGTCTTCGCTGTCCGGCGCCTGA
- a CDS encoding small-conductance mechanosensitive channel (product_source=COG3264; cath_funfam=2.30.30.60,3.30.70.100; cog=COG3264; pfam=PF00924; superfamily=50182,82689,82861; transmembrane_helix_parts=Outside_1_25,TMhelix_26_48,Inside_49_67,TMhelix_68_87,Outside_88_101,TMhelix_102_121,Inside_122_127,TMhelix_128_147,Outside_148_171,TMhelix_172_194,Inside_195_214,TMhelix_215_237,Outside_238_246,TMhelix_247_269,Inside_270_437), giving the protein MPDLNDTHEFLLTTARSFGAEVTSPWFYFQLGLMMAGGGMAFAIGAAIRSRIDMTSLAMGWPAPLRMFARILIGSSSTAAFAVLMTIDRVVMLNSTWPSRSYLLAVSAKLALAWLVIRLVTSVIRNEFMVRLVSISAWFVAALSILGQLDPTVEMLDSIGIELGGLRLTPLLLIKLGVLLAVALWLSNVASNFIEGRINQSRDLTPSIQVLLTKLVRLLLMIFAVALVMGAVGINLSALAVFSGAVGVGIGFGLQKIVANFISGVILLADKSVKPGDLVTIGDSSGRISAMNTRYISVAAGDGREFLIPNEDLITQKVVNWTYTDKDTLIKVNFGTNYDADPRLVCKLAIEVAAATPRATKLKPPNCILTEFAEAGMKFSLTFWISEPDGMDIVRSDVMLSLWDAFKREGIRVPYPVRELRIRGGALPVETTVEVPT; this is encoded by the coding sequence ATGCCCGACCTCAACGACACCCACGAATTCCTGCTCACCACGGCCCGCTCATTTGGCGCGGAAGTGACCTCGCCGTGGTTTTATTTCCAGCTCGGGTTGATGATGGCCGGCGGCGGAATGGCCTTTGCGATCGGAGCCGCCATCCGGTCCCGGATCGACATGACCTCGCTGGCGATGGGCTGGCCGGCGCCGCTGCGGATGTTCGCGCGCATCCTGATCGGCAGTTCATCCACCGCCGCCTTCGCGGTGCTGATGACCATCGACCGGGTCGTGATGCTGAACTCAACCTGGCCGAGCCGCAGCTATCTGCTCGCAGTGTCTGCCAAGCTGGCGCTGGCGTGGCTGGTGATAAGGCTCGTCACCAGCGTGATCCGCAATGAATTCATGGTCCGGCTGGTCTCGATCTCGGCCTGGTTCGTCGCGGCGCTCAGCATTCTTGGCCAGCTCGATCCGACCGTCGAGATGCTGGATTCGATCGGCATCGAACTCGGCGGTCTCAGGCTGACGCCGCTGCTGCTGATCAAACTCGGCGTGCTGCTGGCCGTGGCGCTGTGGCTGTCGAACGTCGCCAGCAATTTCATCGAGGGCCGGATCAACCAGTCCCGCGACCTGACGCCATCGATCCAGGTGCTGCTGACCAAGCTGGTGCGGCTGCTGCTGATGATCTTCGCCGTCGCGCTGGTGATGGGCGCGGTTGGCATCAACCTCTCGGCGCTAGCGGTGTTTTCCGGTGCGGTCGGCGTCGGCATCGGTTTCGGCCTGCAGAAGATCGTCGCCAATTTCATCAGCGGCGTGATCCTGCTGGCCGACAAGTCGGTGAAGCCGGGCGATCTCGTGACCATCGGCGACAGTTCCGGCCGGATCAGCGCGATGAATACGCGCTATATTTCGGTCGCCGCTGGCGATGGCCGCGAATTCCTGATCCCGAACGAGGACCTGATCACCCAGAAGGTGGTGAACTGGACCTACACCGACAAGGACACGCTGATAAAAGTCAATTTCGGCACCAACTACGATGCCGATCCGCGGCTGGTGTGCAAGCTGGCCATCGAGGTGGCTGCCGCAACACCTCGCGCCACCAAGCTGAAGCCGCCGAACTGCATCCTCACCGAATTCGCCGAGGCCGGCATGAAGTTCTCGCTGACGTTCTGGATCTCCGAGCCGGACGGCATGGACATCGTCCGCAGCGACGTCATGCTGTCGCTGTGGGATGCGTTCAAGCGCGAGGGCATCCGGGTGCCCTATCCGGTCCGCGAATTGCGGATTCGCGGCGGCGCGCTGCCGGTGGAAACCACCGTCGAAGTCCCCACCTGA
- a CDS encoding DNA repair protein RadC (product_source=KO:K03630; cath_funfam=1.10.150.20; cog=COG2003; ko=KO:K03630; pfam=PF04002; superfamily=102712,47781; tigrfam=TIGR00608), whose product MPADANDPISPSGLAEAPHYHGHRERLRERFRGVGADALSDYELLEMVLFRALPRRDVKPLAKSLITKFGSFAEAVHAPDARLREVGGLGEAAITEIKLIAAAANRVAKGQLKQRTVLSSWATVIDYCRTAMAFADKEQFRILFLDKRNQLISDEVQQVGTVDHTPVYPREVVKRALELSATAIIMVHNHPSGDPTPSQADVQMTKAVIDVAAPLGISVHDHIIVGKNGHASLKGLKLI is encoded by the coding sequence ATGCCCGCAGATGCCAACGATCCGATATCCCCATCAGGCCTCGCCGAAGCGCCGCATTACCACGGCCATCGCGAACGGCTGCGCGAACGTTTCCGCGGCGTCGGCGCCGATGCGCTGAGCGATTACGAATTGCTTGAGATGGTGTTGTTTCGTGCGCTGCCGCGCCGCGACGTCAAACCGCTGGCGAAATCGCTGATCACAAAATTCGGCTCCTTCGCCGAAGCTGTACATGCGCCAGATGCGCGTTTGCGCGAAGTCGGCGGCCTCGGCGAGGCCGCGATCACCGAGATCAAGCTGATCGCGGCCGCCGCGAACCGTGTCGCCAAGGGCCAATTGAAGCAGCGCACCGTATTGTCGTCATGGGCGACGGTGATCGACTATTGCCGAACCGCGATGGCATTCGCCGACAAGGAGCAGTTCCGCATCCTGTTTCTCGACAAGCGCAACCAGCTGATCTCGGACGAGGTGCAGCAGGTCGGCACCGTCGATCACACGCCGGTCTATCCGCGCGAGGTGGTGAAGCGCGCGCTGGAATTATCGGCGACCGCCATCATCATGGTGCACAACCATCCCTCCGGCGATCCGACGCCGTCGCAGGCCGATGTGCAGATGACCAAGGCGGTGATCGATGTCGCCGCGCCGCTCGGGATTTCGGTGCACGACCACATCATCGTCGGCAAGAACGGACATGCGAGTTTGAAGGGGCTGAAGCTGATCTAG
- a CDS encoding molybdate transport system substrate-binding protein (product_source=KO:K02020; cath_funfam=3.40.190.10; cog=COG0725; ko=KO:K02020; pfam=PF13531; superfamily=53850; tigrfam=TIGR01256; transmembrane_helix_parts=Inside_1_6,TMhelix_7_29,Outside_30_265), whose protein sequence is MNRLMSPLAGIFAAFSILLGSTLSPVLAQDKSLTVFAAASMKNALDDIDAAYTAKTGVKITTSYAASSVLAKQIEQGAPADVFVSADTDWMDYAIGKKNINEPTRVNLLGNSIVLIAPKDSKLDNVTIGQGFDLARLAGDGKIATGDVKSVPVGKYARAALEKLGSWAAAEPKFAMAESVRAALTLVSRGEATLGIVYATDAKVDPGVKIIATFPTDSHPAIIYPVAATTTAKTEAADYLAFLKTKAAKTILEKYGFTFLVSPTT, encoded by the coding sequence ATGAATCGCCTTATGAGTCCCCTTGCCGGAATTTTCGCGGCCTTTTCGATCCTGTTGGGATCGACCCTTTCGCCTGTGCTAGCGCAGGACAAGAGCCTGACGGTGTTCGCCGCCGCCTCGATGAAGAACGCCCTCGATGACATCGACGCCGCCTACACCGCAAAGACCGGCGTCAAGATCACCACCAGCTATGCCGCGAGCTCGGTGCTCGCCAAGCAGATCGAACAGGGCGCGCCCGCCGATGTGTTCGTCTCCGCCGATACCGACTGGATGGACTACGCGATCGGCAAGAAGAACATCAACGAGCCGACCCGGGTCAATCTGCTCGGCAACAGCATCGTGCTGATCGCGCCGAAGGATTCCAAGCTCGACAACGTCACGATCGGCCAGGGCTTCGATCTCGCCAGACTGGCCGGTGACGGCAAGATCGCCACCGGCGACGTCAAGTCGGTGCCGGTCGGCAAGTACGCCAGGGCCGCGTTGGAGAAGCTCGGCAGCTGGGCTGCGGCGGAGCCGAAATTCGCCATGGCCGAGAGCGTTCGCGCCGCATTGACGCTGGTGTCGCGCGGCGAAGCCACGCTGGGCATCGTCTATGCGACCGACGCCAAGGTCGATCCCGGCGTCAAGATCATCGCCACCTTCCCGACGGATTCGCACCCTGCGATCATCTATCCGGTGGCGGCGACGACAACGGCAAAGACCGAGGCCGCCGACTATCTCGCCTTCCTGAAGACAAAGGCCGCAAAGACCATTCTCGAAAAGTATGGCTTCACCTTCCTGGTCAGCCCGACGACCTGA